The genomic segment GAACTGAGCGCGACGCTGGCCGTGTTTACCGGCGACGGCGGACAGAGCCGCTTTTCGATTCACGACGTCGCGCTTGAGCGCTCGCGCTTTCTCGTTGCGAGGACCGGTTTTTCGACGCCGCTTGGCTGTGGCGCGTTTCGTCCGTTAGGCGAGCACATCGCCGAGATCAAGCGCCTCTATGCGCGGCCCGGCGCGGAGGGTGCAGGCAGTGCGATTCTCGCGCGACTCGAGAAAGAAGCAGCAGAACTAGGCTATCAGGCGTTATGGCTCGGCATGCACGTGAACAATCGTCGCGCGATCAAGTTCTACGAGCGACACGGTTTCCATCGCATCGAACCGTATGGA from the Paraburkholderia sp. D15 genome contains:
- a CDS encoding GNAT family N-acetyltransferase, which encodes MMFPTIVINREDPSSTDAQTLLDELSATLAVFTGDGGQSRFSIHDVALERSRFLVARTGFSTPLGCGAFRPLGEHIAEIKRLYARPGAEGAGSAILARLEKEAAELGYQALWLGMHVNNRRAIKFYERHGFHRIEPYGPYVGKDDSCCFEKRLDGQAPDNQRKATTRGA